From Pandoraea norimbergensis, the proteins below share one genomic window:
- the moaE gene encoding molybdopterin synthase catalytic subunit MoaE, with product MPIRVQTEDFDLSAEIRQLRAGDLRVGAVASFVGTVRDLNDGKDVSRMTLEHYPGMTEKALEQIVAQASERWRLFDALVIHRYGDLGPGDQIVLVAVTSAHRGDAFAACEFIMDYLKTEAPFWKKESTPQGERWVDARDTDTAARERWAVGKDDASDSSAKSD from the coding sequence ATGCCGATTCGCGTACAGACCGAAGACTTCGACCTGTCGGCCGAAATCCGCCAACTTCGCGCGGGTGACCTGCGCGTGGGCGCGGTGGCGAGCTTTGTGGGGACGGTGCGGGACCTGAACGACGGCAAGGACGTCTCGCGCATGACGCTCGAGCACTATCCGGGCATGACGGAAAAGGCGCTTGAGCAGATCGTGGCGCAGGCCAGCGAGCGCTGGCGTCTGTTCGACGCGCTGGTCATCCATCGATACGGCGATTTGGGCCCGGGCGATCAGATCGTGCTGGTGGCCGTGACGTCGGCGCATCGCGGCGATGCCTTCGCCGCGTGCGAATTCATCATGGATTATCTGAAGACCGAAGCCCCGTTCTGGAAGAAGGAATCGACGCCGCAAGGCGAGCGCTGGGTCGATGCCCGCGATACCGATACGGCGGCACGTGAGCGTTGGGCCGTGGGGAAGGACGATGCGTCGGATTCTTCGGCTAAATCCGACTAA
- the moaD gene encoding molybdopterin converting factor subunit 1: protein MQIDLRFFASVREALKVAEEHVEVPNGITTVGDVRQWLCLRGPLWAETLGEQRFLRMALNHTMVPASTRLTDGCEVAFFPPVTGG from the coding sequence ATGCAGATCGATCTTCGCTTTTTTGCCAGCGTACGCGAGGCCCTGAAAGTGGCCGAGGAACACGTGGAAGTGCCCAACGGCATTACCACCGTGGGAGACGTGCGCCAATGGTTGTGCCTGCGCGGGCCGCTGTGGGCCGAGACGCTCGGTGAGCAGCGATTCCTGCGCATGGCGCTGAATCACACGATGGTGCCGGCGTCCACGCGCCTCACCGACGGCTGCGAAGTGGCCTTCTTCCCGCCGGTGACGGGCGGCTGA
- a CDS encoding molybdopterin molybdotransferase MoeA, with translation MLSTQEALDAVLAAARPLGQTETVDTLAANGRVLAADVVATLDVPPMDTSAMDGYAVRRADLTLTGAETVLPVSQRIPAGHAPEPLAAGTAARIFTGAPVPAGADAVVMQEQCEARDDGSVVIRHAPADGEFVNRQGADIRRDSVVLAAGTRLRAPALGLAASVGIAKLQVARRLRVAVFFTGDELTMPGETLRAGSIYNSNRFVLRSLLENLGCQMTDYGIVPDNLSATRAILRDAARGNDLIITSGGVSVGEEDHVKPAVEAEGRLNLWQIALKPGKPLAYGEVNRTGASAAAAEATQTAHFIGLPGNPVSSFVTFLLFVRPFILRLQGVQDVTPRRIAMRADFTQAKADRRNEFVRARLNANGGLDAFPNQSSAVLTSTVWGDGLIDNPPGHRIEAGQTVAFLPFSDLLY, from the coding sequence ATGCTGAGTACACAAGAAGCGCTTGACGCTGTTCTGGCCGCTGCCCGTCCGCTCGGGCAGACGGAAACCGTCGACACGCTCGCGGCCAATGGGCGCGTGCTGGCGGCCGATGTCGTCGCCACACTCGACGTGCCGCCCATGGACACCAGCGCGATGGACGGCTATGCCGTGCGCCGGGCCGACCTGACCCTGACGGGCGCAGAGACGGTGTTGCCGGTCTCGCAACGCATTCCGGCGGGCCACGCCCCCGAGCCGCTGGCGGCAGGCACGGCGGCGCGCATTTTCACGGGCGCTCCGGTGCCCGCAGGCGCGGACGCCGTCGTGATGCAGGAACAGTGCGAAGCGCGCGACGACGGTTCGGTGGTGATTCGTCACGCCCCGGCTGATGGCGAATTCGTTAACCGGCAAGGCGCCGACATCCGCCGCGATAGCGTGGTGCTGGCAGCAGGCACCCGCCTGCGCGCCCCAGCGCTCGGCTTGGCGGCATCGGTCGGTATCGCAAAACTTCAGGTGGCGCGCCGCCTGCGGGTGGCGGTGTTCTTCACCGGCGACGAACTGACGATGCCCGGCGAGACGCTGCGTGCCGGCAGCATCTACAACTCGAATCGATTTGTGCTGCGCAGCCTGCTGGAAAACCTCGGCTGCCAGATGACCGATTACGGCATCGTGCCGGATAACCTGTCGGCCACGCGTGCCATTCTGCGTGACGCGGCACGCGGCAACGACCTGATCATCACGTCGGGCGGTGTGTCCGTCGGCGAAGAGGATCACGTCAAGCCGGCGGTGGAAGCCGAGGGCCGTCTGAACCTTTGGCAGATCGCGCTCAAGCCGGGCAAGCCGCTCGCTTATGGCGAGGTCAACCGCACCGGCGCGAGCGCTGCGGCGGCGGAGGCCACCCAGACAGCGCATTTCATCGGCTTGCCGGGCAACCCGGTGTCGAGTTTCGTGACGTTCCTGCTGTTCGTGCGTCCGTTCATCCTGCGCCTGCAAGGTGTGCAGGACGTGACGCCGCGCCGTATCGCCATGCGCGCCGACTTCACGCAAGCCAAGGCCGATCGCCGCAACGAGTTCGTACGTGCCCGCCTGAACGCCAATGGCGGACTGGACGCGTTCCCGAATCAGAGTTCGGCGGTACTGACGTCGACGGTATGGGGCGACGGCCTCATCGATAACCCGCCGGGCCACCGCATCGAAGCGGGGCAGACGGTGGCATTCCTGCCGTTTTCCGACCTTCTATATTGA
- the thrC gene encoding threonine synthase, with protein MKYISTRGAGLTSGEPQSFSSILLGGLAPDGGLYLPTEYPQVSADELHAWRQLSYADLAAKVLAKFAGDIPVEVLADLTRRTYTAEVYRNVRPGEDATEITPLLPLGEENGTQLSLLALSNGPTLAFKDMAMQLLGNLFEYALAQHGDALNILGATSGDTGSAAEYAMRGKEGIRVFMLSPAGKMSAFQTAQMYSLQDPNIFNLAVEGVFDDCQDIVKAVSNDHAYKARYKIGTVNSINWARVVAQVVYYFKGYFAATGGKSGQDGKVSFTVPSGNFGNVCAGHIARMMGLPIHKLVVATNENDVLDEFFRTGNYRVRKSAETFHTSSPSMDISKASNFERFLFDLLDRDAQATAALLAKVEQGGFDLSGTDAFARVAQFGFVSGRSTHADRVATIQDVAKRYDVVIDTHTADGVKVAREALEPGVPMVVLETAQPAKFAETIREALHREPPRPAGFEQLESLPQRVETVQNDVARVKAYIAEHTGL; from the coding sequence ATGAAATACATCTCCACGCGCGGCGCGGGCCTGACTTCGGGCGAGCCGCAATCGTTTTCCAGCATCCTGCTGGGCGGGCTGGCGCCGGACGGCGGCCTCTATCTGCCCACGGAATACCCGCAAGTCTCGGCAGACGAACTGCACGCCTGGCGCCAGTTGTCGTACGCCGATCTGGCTGCCAAGGTGCTGGCCAAATTCGCCGGCGATATTCCGGTCGAAGTGCTGGCCGATCTGACGCGCCGTACTTACACCGCCGAGGTGTACCGCAATGTGCGCCCGGGCGAAGACGCCACTGAGATCACACCGCTGCTGCCGCTGGGCGAAGAGAACGGCACGCAACTGTCGTTGCTGGCGCTCTCGAACGGCCCGACGCTCGCGTTCAAGGACATGGCCATGCAATTGCTTGGCAACCTGTTCGAGTACGCACTGGCTCAGCACGGCGATGCACTGAACATTCTGGGCGCGACGTCCGGCGACACGGGTAGCGCTGCGGAATACGCCATGCGAGGCAAGGAAGGCATTCGTGTCTTCATGCTCTCGCCGGCCGGCAAGATGAGCGCGTTCCAGACCGCGCAGATGTACAGCCTGCAAGACCCGAACATCTTCAACCTCGCGGTCGAAGGCGTGTTCGATGACTGTCAGGACATCGTCAAGGCCGTATCGAACGATCACGCCTACAAGGCGCGCTACAAGATCGGCACGGTCAACTCGATCAACTGGGCCCGCGTGGTCGCGCAGGTCGTCTATTACTTCAAGGGCTACTTTGCTGCCACCGGCGGCAAGTCGGGCCAGGACGGCAAAGTGTCGTTCACGGTACCGTCAGGTAACTTCGGCAACGTCTGCGCGGGTCATATCGCGCGCATGATGGGCCTGCCGATCCACAAGCTCGTCGTGGCGACCAACGAAAACGACGTGCTCGACGAGTTCTTCCGCACCGGCAACTATCGCGTGCGCAAGTCGGCCGAGACGTTCCACACCAGCAGCCCGAGCATGGACATCTCGAAGGCGTCGAATTTCGAGCGCTTCCTGTTCGATCTGCTGGACCGCGACGCGCAAGCCACGGCGGCGCTGCTCGCCAAGGTGGAGCAGGGCGGTTTCGACCTGTCGGGCACGGATGCCTTTGCGCGCGTGGCGCAGTTCGGCTTTGTGTCGGGCCGCAGCACGCACGCCGATCGCGTGGCGACGATTCAGGACGTGGCGAAGCGCTACGACGTGGTCATCGACACCCACACGGCCGACGGCGTGAAGGTCGCGCGCGAAGCGCTGGAACCGGGCGTGCCGATGGTCGTGCTCGAAACGGCCCAGCCGGCCAAGTTTGCCGAAACGATTCGTGAAGCGCTGCACCGTGAGCCGCCGCGTCCGGCGGGTTTCGAGCAACTGGAATCGCTGCCGCAACGCGTGGAGACGGTGCAGAACGACGTCGCCCGCGTGAAGGCCTATATTGCGGAACATACCGGCCTGTAA
- a CDS encoding homoserine dehydrogenase, which yields MKPIKLGLLGLGTVGYGTFQVLARNQEEIQRRAGRGIEITKVAVRNVERAKGLVGNAAEVTGDPFDVVNDPAIDVVVETIGGYDLTKELVLKAIENGKHVVTANKALLAVYGNEIFAAARKANVMVSFEAAVAGGIPIIKALREGLTANRIQWIAGIINGTTNFILSEMRDKGIDFDVALADAQRLGYAEADPTFDIEGVDAAHKLTLMSAIAFGVPVQFDRAYVEGITKLAAIDIKYAEELGYRIKLLGITRRTEAGIELRVHPTLIPTKRLIANVEGAMNAVLVQGDAVGATLYYGKGAGAEPTASAIVADIVDVTRLQTADPEHRVPHLAFQHDALSNTPVLSMDEVTTSYYLRLRVVDRAGVMAELTRILADLDISIDALLQKESREGEHQTDIILLTHVTQEKHINAAIAKIEAMGTVLSKVTRIRMESLS from the coding sequence ATGAAACCGATCAAATTGGGCCTGCTCGGCCTTGGCACGGTAGGCTACGGCACCTTTCAGGTGCTCGCACGCAACCAGGAAGAAATTCAACGTCGCGCTGGCCGGGGCATCGAGATTACCAAGGTCGCCGTGCGCAACGTCGAACGCGCCAAGGGCCTCGTAGGCAACGCCGCCGAAGTGACGGGCGATCCGTTCGACGTGGTCAACGATCCGGCCATCGACGTGGTGGTCGAGACCATCGGCGGGTACGACCTCACCAAAGAGCTCGTCCTCAAGGCGATCGAGAACGGCAAGCACGTGGTCACGGCCAACAAGGCGCTGCTGGCGGTATACGGCAACGAGATTTTTGCCGCCGCCCGCAAGGCCAATGTGATGGTCTCGTTCGAAGCTGCCGTCGCCGGCGGTATTCCGATCATCAAGGCCCTGCGCGAAGGCCTGACGGCCAACCGTATTCAGTGGATCGCCGGCATCATCAACGGCACCACGAACTTCATCCTCTCGGAGATGCGCGACAAGGGCATCGACTTCGACGTGGCACTCGCCGACGCACAGCGTCTGGGCTACGCAGAAGCCGATCCGACGTTCGACATCGAAGGGGTGGACGCCGCCCATAAGCTCACGCTGATGAGCGCCATCGCTTTTGGCGTGCCGGTGCAATTCGACCGTGCCTATGTGGAAGGCATCACCAAGCTGGCGGCCATCGACATCAAATACGCCGAAGAACTCGGCTACCGGATCAAGCTGCTGGGCATCACGCGCCGCACCGAGGCAGGGATCGAACTGCGCGTGCATCCGACGCTGATTCCGACCAAGCGCCTGATCGCCAACGTGGAAGGCGCGATGAACGCCGTGCTGGTGCAGGGCGACGCCGTCGGCGCCACGCTGTATTACGGCAAGGGCGCCGGTGCCGAGCCGACCGCCTCGGCGATCGTGGCCGATATCGTTGACGTGACGCGCCTGCAAACGGCCGATCCGGAACATCGCGTGCCGCACCTGGCGTTCCAGCATGATGCGCTGTCGAACACCCCGGTGCTGTCGATGGACGAAGTCACCACCAGCTACTACCTGCGCCTGCGCGTGGTCGACCGGGCTGGCGTGATGGCTGAACTCACGCGCATTCTGGCCGATCTGGATATCTCGATCGACGCGCTGCTGCAAAAAGAATCGCGCGAAGGCGAGCACCAGACCGACATCATTCTCCTGACGCATGTGACGCAAGAGAAGCACATCAATGCCGCCATCGCGAAGATCGAAGCGATGGGCACCGTGCTCTCGAAGGTCACGCGTATCCGTATGGAGTCGCTGAGCTGA
- a CDS encoding pyridoxal phosphate-dependent aminotransferase, giving the protein MKPILKSQKLQNVCYDIRGPVLEHAKRMEDEGHRIIKLNIGNLAPFGFEPPDEIVQDMIRNLPNSAGYSDSRGVFAARKAIMHYAQQKAIKDVQLDDIYLGNGASELIVMAMQALLNDGDEVLVPAPDYPLWTAAVSLSGGTPVHYVCDEQADWQPDLADIRKKITPNTRAIVVINPNNPTGALYTDEVLKEIVALAREHKLIIYADEIYDKIIYDGATHTSLASLSEDVLTITFNGLSKSYRACGYRAGWMIVSGDKRPARDYIEGLNILASMRLCPNVPGQYAIQTALGGYQSIKDLIVPGGRLYEQREIAHRMLTAIPGVTCVKPKAALYLFPRLDPAVYPIANDQEFILQLLLEEKVLLVQGSGFNWMHPDHFRVVFLPHEGDLEDAISRIARFLDGYRRRHGK; this is encoded by the coding sequence GTGAAACCGATCCTCAAATCGCAGAAATTGCAGAATGTTTGCTACGACATTCGTGGGCCCGTGCTTGAACATGCCAAACGCATGGAAGACGAGGGTCATCGCATCATCAAGCTGAACATCGGCAATCTGGCGCCGTTCGGCTTCGAGCCGCCCGATGAGATCGTGCAGGACATGATCCGCAACCTGCCGAACTCGGCCGGTTACTCCGATTCGCGGGGCGTATTCGCGGCGCGCAAGGCGATCATGCATTACGCCCAGCAGAAGGCCATCAAAGACGTGCAGCTCGACGACATCTACCTCGGCAACGGGGCGTCCGAGCTGATCGTCATGGCCATGCAGGCACTGCTCAACGACGGCGATGAAGTGCTGGTGCCCGCACCCGACTATCCGCTCTGGACGGCCGCCGTGAGTCTCTCGGGCGGCACGCCCGTGCACTACGTGTGCGACGAGCAGGCCGACTGGCAGCCCGATCTGGCCGACATTCGCAAGAAGATCACGCCGAACACGCGCGCGATCGTTGTTATCAACCCGAACAACCCCACTGGCGCGCTCTACACCGACGAAGTCCTCAAGGAAATCGTCGCCTTGGCGCGCGAGCACAAGCTGATCATCTACGCCGACGAGATCTACGACAAGATCATCTACGACGGCGCGACCCACACCTCGCTGGCCTCGCTCTCCGAAGACGTGCTCACCATCACGTTCAACGGTCTGTCGAAGAGCTATCGTGCGTGCGGCTACCGCGCGGGCTGGATGATCGTGTCCGGCGACAAGCGCCCGGCGCGCGACTATATCGAGGGGCTCAACATCCTCGCGTCGATGCGCCTGTGCCCGAACGTGCCGGGCCAGTACGCGATTCAGACCGCACTGGGCGGCTATCAAAGCATCAAGGACCTGATCGTGCCGGGCGGACGCCTGTACGAGCAGCGTGAGATCGCGCACCGCATGCTCACCGCCATTCCCGGCGTGACGTGCGTGAAGCCCAAGGCGGCGCTGTATCTCTTCCCGCGTCTCGATCCGGCGGTGTACCCCATCGCCAACGATCAGGAGTTCATCCTCCAGTTGTTGCTCGAAGAGAAGGTCCTGCTGGTGCAGGGCAGCGGCTTCAACTGGATGCACCCCGACCATTTCCGCGTAGTGTTCCTGCCTCACGAGGGCGACCTGGAAGATGCCATCAGCCGCATTGCCCGCTTCCTTGACGGTTATCGCCGTCGCCACGGCAAGTGA
- a CDS encoding Mth938-like domain-containing protein: protein MKLHQDPSQALNTVTGYGPGYIEINKTRHNHSVIVAPEGEIQAWPVSAFDALEPAHFEALRALDPEVVIFGSGERLRFAHPRLTASLTSTRIGVDSMDTQAACRTYNILMSEGRRVVLVVLVDNGTPE from the coding sequence GTGAAACTGCACCAAGACCCCTCGCAAGCCTTGAACACGGTCACCGGCTACGGACCGGGTTATATCGAGATCAACAAGACGCGTCACAACCACAGTGTGATCGTCGCGCCCGAGGGCGAGATTCAGGCTTGGCCGGTGTCGGCGTTCGATGCGCTCGAACCGGCTCATTTCGAAGCCTTGCGCGCCCTCGACCCGGAAGTCGTGATCTTCGGTAGCGGCGAGCGGCTGCGCTTCGCCCACCCGCGCCTCACCGCCTCGTTGACCAGCACGCGCATCGGCGTCGATTCGATGGACACGCAAGCGGCCTGCCGCACCTACAACATTCTGATGAGTGAAGGCCGCCGCGTCGTGCTGGTCGTGCTCGTCGACAACGGAACGCCTGAGTGA
- a CDS encoding glycosyltransferase family 39 protein — translation MTRAPAKSGNPGLPAAHAPTPPALSPATPYPLSPAAFWTLLIGFALVWFGMLDYRHLIASDEGRYAEMAREMWTTGDWITPRYNGYKYFEKPPLQTWMNALTFAAFGLGEWQARLWTALTGFAGVLMVGYTGRRVFNARVGLFAAAALASAPLWALLGHFNVLDMGLSFFMGLSLCALLLAQRPGLPRPSVRGWMWLCWAAMALAVLSKGLVGIVLPGAVLVLYTLVARDWALWKRLYLGSGLIVFFLIAAPWFVLVQMRNPEFFDFFFINEHFRRFAEEGHNRDGALWYFVPVFLVGFLPWLSILPGTVRATWRMPRQPNGFAPAVLMWTWSIFIFVFFSVSHSKLISYLLPIAPAMALLFGLYLAQMRRDQLRGHLAGYAVFLIAALVMVAIFVGRSGSVRNPNELYKAFQIWLYFALGAGLVGTLVAWRLARHSARRAVIMFATAMLLLTTIGGMGHEVFGRQSSGVLLVPAIKAEMQRLGPDTPFYSVNVLDHTMPFYLGTDMIMVQHPDELEFGVKQEPQKWLPTLADFYTRWRTDPKALALVDPDTFGKLEAEHLPMRVIARDARRVVISKPLPQDNVK, via the coding sequence GTGACCCGCGCCCCCGCCAAATCCGGGAACCCGGGGCTGCCTGCCGCTCACGCGCCGACGCCCCCTGCCCTTTCTCCTGCCACGCCGTACCCACTGTCGCCCGCCGCGTTCTGGACGCTGCTCATCGGCTTTGCCCTCGTATGGTTCGGCATGCTCGATTATCGCCACCTGATCGCCAGCGACGAAGGCCGCTACGCCGAAATGGCGCGCGAGATGTGGACGACGGGCGACTGGATCACGCCGCGCTACAACGGCTACAAGTATTTCGAGAAGCCGCCGCTGCAAACCTGGATGAATGCGCTCACGTTTGCGGCATTCGGTCTGGGTGAGTGGCAAGCACGACTGTGGACGGCGCTGACCGGCTTCGCCGGCGTGCTGATGGTCGGCTACACCGGCCGGCGCGTGTTCAACGCGCGTGTGGGCCTGTTTGCCGCCGCCGCGTTGGCAAGCGCCCCGCTGTGGGCGCTGCTCGGGCACTTCAACGTGCTGGACATGGGGCTGTCGTTCTTCATGGGGCTGTCGCTGTGCGCCCTGCTGCTCGCGCAACGTCCCGGACTGCCCCGCCCGTCGGTGCGCGGCTGGATGTGGCTGTGTTGGGCCGCCATGGCGCTTGCGGTATTGAGCAAGGGGCTTGTGGGCATCGTGCTGCCCGGTGCCGTGCTCGTCCTCTACACGCTCGTCGCGCGCGACTGGGCGCTGTGGAAGCGCCTGTACCTCGGCAGCGGCCTGATCGTGTTCTTCCTGATCGCGGCGCCGTGGTTCGTGCTCGTGCAGATGCGCAACCCCGAGTTCTTCGACTTCTTCTTCATCAACGAGCACTTCCGCCGCTTCGCCGAGGAAGGCCATAACCGCGACGGCGCGCTCTGGTACTTCGTGCCGGTGTTCCTCGTGGGTTTCCTGCCGTGGCTGTCGATCCTGCCCGGCACCGTACGCGCCACGTGGCGCATGCCCCGTCAGCCCAACGGCTTCGCGCCGGCCGTGCTGATGTGGACGTGGTCGATCTTCATCTTTGTCTTCTTCAGCGTCTCGCACTCGAAGCTGATCTCGTACCTGCTGCCGATCGCGCCGGCCATGGCCCTGCTGTTCGGCCTGTATCTGGCGCAGATGCGCCGCGACCAGTTGCGTGGGCATCTGGCCGGGTATGCCGTGTTTCTGATCGCGGCACTCGTCATGGTGGCAATCTTCGTCGGCCGTTCGGGCAGCGTGCGCAACCCCAACGAGTTGTACAAGGCGTTCCAGATCTGGCTGTATTTCGCGCTGGGCGCCGGGCTGGTAGGCACGCTGGTCGCGTGGCGGCTCGCGCGCCATAGCGCCCGCCGGGCCGTCATCATGTTCGCCACCGCCATGTTGCTGCTCACGACCATCGGCGGCATGGGCCACGAGGTCTTCGGGCGGCAAAGCTCGGGCGTGCTGCTGGTGCCGGCCATCAAGGCAGAAATGCAGCGACTCGGGCCCGATACCCCGTTCTATTCGGTCAATGTGCTCGATCACACCATGCCGTTCTATCTCGGCACGGATATGATCATGGTCCAGCACCCGGACGAACTCGAATTCGGCGTAAAGCAGGAGCCACAGAAGTGGCTGCCGACGCTGGCCGACTTCTACACGCGCTGGCGAACCGATCCGAAGGCGCTTGCGCTGGTCGATCCGGACACCTTCGGCAAGCTTGAGGCCGAGCACTTGCCCATGCGTGTCATCGCCCGCGACGCCCGGCGCGTTGTTATTAGCAAACCACTTCCGCAAGACAACGTAAAATAG
- a CDS encoding SMR family transporter — translation MNLATFSLILTGVLLNACAQLLLKAGANSIGALEFTRANIVPIGIKLATQVPIMGGLVCYAISVVVWILALSRVEVSIAYPMLSLGYVVNAFAAWYLFGETLSMQRVIAIGIILVGVYILARS, via the coding sequence ATGAATCTCGCTACGTTTTCCCTTATTCTCACGGGCGTGCTGCTCAACGCGTGCGCCCAGCTGTTGCTCAAGGCAGGTGCCAACTCCATCGGCGCGCTTGAATTCACGCGCGCCAACATCGTGCCCATCGGCATCAAGCTCGCCACGCAGGTGCCTATCATGGGCGGTCTGGTGTGCTATGCCATCAGCGTCGTCGTGTGGATTCTGGCGCTCTCGCGCGTTGAAGTCTCGATTGCTTATCCGATGCTCTCGCTCGGCTACGTGGTGAACGCATTTGCCGCGTGGTACCTGTTCGGCGAGACCCTGTCGATGCAGCGTGTCATCGCCATCGGCATCATTCTGGTCGGTGTTTATATTCTTGCGCGCAGCTAA
- a CDS encoding DegT/DnrJ/EryC1/StrS family aminotransferase: MSESATSTANQPFLPFTRPSIDDATIAGVTEVLRSGWITSGPQVKAFEQALSEFFGGRPVRTFNSGTATLEIGLRIAGVQSGDEVITTPLSWVATANVILEVGATPVFVDVDPATRNIDLDLLEKAITPKTRAIIPVYLAGLPVDMDRLYDIARRHNLRVIEDAAQAMGSTWKGKRIGAFGDLISFSFHPNKNLTSIEGGALVFNNEDEARLAEKYRLQGVTRIGMDGMDVDVLGGKYNLTDVAARVGVGQMPHLAEFNRRRTELAQLYFKGLANGPAAALGLGLPPADFENSNWHMFQVELPLDRLTISRADFMEKLKAAGIGSGVHYPAIHLFTMYRALGHHEGQFPQTERLGRSLLTLPLFPAMTNDDVARVCDAVNAISANHQK; the protein is encoded by the coding sequence ATGAGCGAATCGGCGACCTCCACTGCCAATCAACCGTTCCTGCCGTTCACGCGGCCCAGCATCGACGACGCGACCATTGCGGGCGTCACCGAAGTGCTGCGTTCGGGTTGGATCACCTCGGGCCCGCAAGTAAAGGCCTTCGAACAAGCGTTGTCCGAATTTTTCGGCGGGCGCCCCGTGCGCACGTTCAATTCGGGCACGGCCACGCTGGAAATCGGCCTGCGCATCGCCGGCGTGCAAAGCGGTGACGAAGTCATCACCACGCCGCTGTCGTGGGTGGCCACCGCGAACGTCATTCTCGAAGTGGGCGCCACGCCCGTGTTCGTCGATGTCGATCCGGCCACGCGCAACATCGATCTCGATCTGCTCGAAAAAGCGATCACCCCCAAGACGCGCGCCATCATCCCCGTCTATCTCGCCGGGCTGCCGGTCGATATGGATCGTCTGTACGACATCGCCCGCCGCCACAACCTGCGCGTGATCGAAGATGCCGCGCAAGCCATGGGCTCGACCTGGAAGGGCAAGCGCATCGGCGCGTTCGGCGATCTGATCTCGTTCAGCTTCCATCCGAACAAGAACCTGACGTCGATCGAAGGCGGCGCCCTCGTGTTCAACAACGAGGACGAAGCGCGTCTGGCCGAGAAGTACCGCCTGCAAGGCGTGACGCGTATCGGCATGGACGGCATGGATGTCGACGTGCTCGGCGGCAAGTACAACCTGACCGACGTCGCCGCGCGTGTCGGGGTGGGCCAAATGCCGCATCTCGCCGAATTCAACCGCCGCCGTACCGAACTCGCCCAGTTGTATTTCAAGGGCCTCGCGAACGGTCCGGCCGCCGCGCTGGGCCTTGGCCTGCCGCCTGCTGATTTCGAGAACTCGAATTGGCATATGTTCCAGGTCGAACTGCCGCTGGATCGCCTGACGATCAGCCGCGCCGACTTCATGGAAAAGCTCAAAGCGGCCGGCATCGGCAGCGGCGTACACTATCCCGCCATCCACCTGTTTACAATGTATCGGGCACTTGGGCATCACGAAGGGCAGTTCCCGCAGACCGAGCGTCTGGGTCGCTCGCTCCTCACACTGCCCCTGTTCCCTGCCATGACGAACGACGACGTCGCGCGCGTTTGCGACGCCGTCAACGCCATTAGCGCCAATCATCAAAAATGA